From a single Alkalihalophilus pseudofirmus genomic region:
- a CDS encoding AI-2E family transporter has protein sequence MYKKAMKIGSLIIVIFVIIYLGSLISWVFSPLVVFVQTLFIPILLAGVLYYLLRPLVTLLNKKMPRALAILLLYLGVLALGTSIISFMGPEIQKQFTALTFSMPSIVAELQLLITNIQQIDFLWFDLSEIINVEDYIEQIGLWVGGLVGDLFTRSVGFIGTVLNALLLLFIVPFILFYLLKEGERLPKFFLHFLTKDKQEEIKPILTNMDKTLSSYIQGVLIVCSFIGILYYIGFTSIGLEYALVLAIFGMITNVIPYLGPWIGAIPSVIVALLHSPMMAVFVLFIVVVIQQIESIFVQPQIIGKKMSIHPVTVMALVLVAGRFVGIGGMILVIPIYAIGKVIVTHLYKLWKVKEEGRKSTV, from the coding sequence GTGTATAAGAAAGCAATGAAAATAGGGTCATTGATCATTGTAATTTTCGTAATTATTTACTTAGGCAGTCTGATTAGCTGGGTGTTCAGCCCCCTTGTTGTGTTTGTTCAAACGCTGTTTATTCCTATACTCCTAGCAGGCGTTTTGTATTATCTATTGAGACCGCTGGTAACCTTGCTAAATAAGAAAATGCCGAGAGCTCTGGCCATCTTATTATTATATTTAGGTGTGCTTGCCTTAGGGACAAGCATTATTTCTTTTATGGGTCCGGAAATACAAAAGCAATTTACTGCTTTAACATTTAGTATGCCATCCATTGTTGCTGAACTGCAGTTACTAATTACAAACATACAACAAATTGATTTTCTATGGTTTGATCTATCAGAAATAATTAATGTTGAAGATTATATTGAACAAATTGGCCTTTGGGTTGGAGGTCTAGTGGGAGATCTCTTTACAAGAAGTGTGGGTTTCATTGGCACAGTGCTTAATGCTTTGCTATTGCTGTTTATCGTTCCTTTCATCCTTTTTTATTTGTTAAAAGAAGGAGAAAGGCTTCCGAAATTTTTTCTGCATTTTCTCACAAAGGATAAACAGGAGGAAATTAAACCTATCCTTACGAACATGGATAAGACATTAAGCAGTTACATTCAAGGAGTATTAATTGTTTGTTCGTTTATCGGAATTCTGTATTATATTGGTTTTACTAGTATTGGCTTAGAGTATGCACTTGTCCTAGCCATTTTTGGAATGATTACAAATGTAATCCCCTATCTTGGGCCTTGGATTGGGGCAATTCCATCTGTCATCGTGGCGTTGCTTCATTCTCCGATGATGGCTGTGTTTGTATTATTCATTGTGGTGGTTATCCAACAAATTGAAAGTATTTTTGTGCAGCCTCAAATTATTGGGAAGAAGATGTCAATACATCCAGTAACAGTTATGGCATTAGTTTTAGTAGCAGGACGTTTTGTTGGTATTGGCGGAATGATATTAGTCATCCCAATTTATGCGATTGGAAAAGTCATAGTGACACATCTGTACAAATTATGGAAGGTGAAAGAAGAAGGGAGGAAATCCACCGTATAG
- a CDS encoding FAD-dependent monooxygenase gives MKEKVIIIGAGAGGLATAIFLKKAGIESVVFEGASIERESGAGFVLTPNGLNVLETLGITKMAEYSFPLEYETTYTSDNKELTSATVVGNAFFSKTFITISRQNLMKLLLEKVEEYNIPVHYNKKLVNLEENSDSITAFFSDNSKVKGEILVGADGIHSRTREIIFPQVKPVYTGYYGIHGLVSSANVKQSINTKASAYIDFDNYLGTFVSKCSPTSNSDILWQFIGKEERKIPATELELADNEFIKNWLSEKISGWDNPFSELLNNTENITSRNIFELEELPHWYHGRVTFVGDALHATNPMLGIGASWALEDGMYLAKMLREHGYRDAFYYFENDRKPIIDPVRKAASQALDKIVELKKFAKTIYDNRIDW, from the coding sequence GTGAAGGAAAAAGTCATTATTATTGGTGCAGGTGCAGGTGGCCTTGCTACGGCTATATTTTTAAAAAAGGCTGGAATAGAGAGCGTCGTATTTGAAGGAGCTTCAATTGAAAGAGAGAGCGGAGCGGGGTTTGTACTTACACCAAATGGTCTGAATGTTCTTGAAACACTTGGTATAACGAAAATGGCAGAATATAGCTTTCCTTTGGAATATGAAACCACATATACTAGTGACAATAAAGAACTGACCAGTGCTACTGTTGTGGGAAATGCTTTCTTTAGTAAAACTTTCATAACGATCAGCAGACAAAATTTAATGAAACTACTTTTAGAAAAAGTTGAGGAATATAACATACCAGTACATTACAATAAAAAGCTGGTTAATTTAGAAGAGAACTCTGACAGTATTACAGCTTTCTTCTCTGATAATTCTAAAGTGAAAGGAGAAATTTTAGTCGGGGCAGATGGCATTCATTCAAGAACAAGGGAGATAATTTTCCCTCAAGTTAAACCTGTTTATACTGGTTACTATGGAATTCACGGGCTGGTATCGTCTGCCAATGTGAAGCAATCTATTAATACTAAGGCGAGTGCCTACATTGATTTTGATAATTATTTAGGTACATTTGTAAGTAAATGTTCACCTACTTCAAATTCAGATATATTATGGCAATTCATTGGTAAAGAAGAGAGGAAAATTCCTGCAACTGAATTAGAGTTAGCTGATAATGAATTTATCAAAAATTGGTTATCCGAAAAAATTAGTGGGTGGGATAATCCATTTAGCGAACTGTTAAATAATACAGAAAATATCACCTCAAGAAATATCTTTGAATTGGAAGAATTACCCCATTGGTATCATGGACGTGTCACTTTTGTTGGAGATGCGCTTCACGCCACCAACCCAATGCTCGGAATTGGGGCATCATGGGCTTTAGAGGATGGGATGTATTTAGCTAAAATGTTAAGAGAGCATGGATACAGAGACGCCTTTTATTATTTTGAAAATGACCGTAAGCCAATTATTGATCCTGTAAGAAAGGCAGCCTCTCAAGCGCTTGACAAAATAGTTGAACTAAAAAAATTCGCAAAAACCATTTATGATAACCGTATCGATTGGTAA
- a CDS encoding TetR/AcrR family transcriptional regulator, with protein sequence MSRPVGVNSEDTKKLIEDKATKMFELKGYSATSISDIKTETQLSKGTVYYHFKNKEELYLYCLKQALNKFINEWKKGMVREKSATDKLYLWAHLCSLELHNPLIKTIPEYMVSTNKDQIFVVKLLKPELDVLTEIIQEGIEKKEFNAELNIQEVSVILLSLISGLHDTSIALIGFNTQKDKADLYRKATETVINGIGIK encoded by the coding sequence ATGAGTAGACCAGTTGGAGTTAATAGTGAAGATACAAAGAAGTTAATTGAGGATAAAGCAACTAAGATGTTTGAGCTAAAAGGCTATTCAGCTACATCTATATCAGATATAAAAACGGAAACACAATTAAGCAAAGGTACGGTTTATTACCATTTTAAAAACAAGGAAGAGCTTTATTTATATTGTTTAAAACAAGCATTAAATAAATTCATCAACGAGTGGAAAAAAGGGATGGTAAGAGAAAAGAGCGCTACTGACAAATTATATTTATGGGCACATTTATGCAGCTTAGAACTTCACAATCCTTTAATTAAAACCATTCCAGAATATATGGTTTCAACAAACAAAGACCAAATTTTTGTCGTAAAGCTGCTTAAACCTGAATTAGATGTTCTTACGGAGATTATTCAGGAGGGAATTGAAAAGAAAGAGTTTAATGCTGAATTGAACATCCAAGAGGTGAGCGTTATTTTATTATCATTAATTTCAGGGCTGCACGATACTAGTATTGCATTAATAGGGTTTAATACCCAGAAAGATAAAGCGGATCTTTATAGGAAAGCTACGGAAACTGTTATTAACGGAATTGGGATTAAATGA
- a CDS encoding AAA family ATPase — translation MAIIFITGLSGVGKSSALVQLEKEGYNVVDTDYGYVKSIRDGGVEERVWDAEKITYLLEQYKQSHLFISGCYSNQGKFYHYFDYVVLLKADLNVMLDRINKRTSHDYGKSPEERTEVLDSYENVLPLLEKRSDLIIDTAQNGINEVCRRLKELL, via the coding sequence ATGGCAATCATTTTTATTACAGGCTTATCTGGAGTCGGTAAATCAAGTGCATTGGTACAGTTAGAAAAAGAAGGATACAATGTAGTCGATACGGATTATGGCTACGTTAAGTCGATTAGAGATGGGGGAGTGGAAGAAAGAGTTTGGGACGCGGAAAAAATAACTTATTTGTTAGAGCAATATAAACAGTCACACCTTTTTATCTCAGGATGCTACTCTAATCAAGGGAAATTTTATCACTACTTTGATTATGTGGTGCTGCTAAAGGCGGATCTGAATGTAATGCTTGATAGAATCAATAAAAGAACTTCTCATGATTATGGCAAGAGTCCTGAAGAACGAACAGAGGTATTAGATAGTTATGAAAACGTACTACCCTTGTTAGAAAAAAGATCTGATCTTATAATAGACACTGCCCAAAACGGAATTAACGAGGTTTGTAGGAGACTTAAGGAATTATTATAA
- a CDS encoding SAM-dependent methyltransferase, translating into MITLTPIGIAYNLRNEIEDDYWGEVVSKIVLDSTFPEEAFNEIESFSHLEIIFYFHKVAKDKIITGARHLRNDTSLPKVGIFSQRGKNRPNQLGLTTVKVVGRKGRELTVSGLDCINETPILDIKPVMQEFLPRETISQPGWTRDIMKNYWK; encoded by the coding sequence ATGATCACATTAACTCCTATTGGTATTGCTTATAATCTAAGAAATGAGATTGAAGATGATTACTGGGGTGAGGTAGTTAGTAAGATCGTATTGGACTCTACCTTCCCAGAGGAAGCTTTTAATGAAATTGAATCTTTTTCACATTTAGAGATTATCTTTTATTTTCATAAGGTGGCGAAGGATAAAATAATTACAGGTGCTAGACACCTTAGGAATGATACGTCCTTACCTAAAGTTGGGATCTTTTCGCAGCGTGGAAAAAACCGCCCCAATCAATTAGGGCTTACAACGGTAAAGGTAGTTGGAAGAAAAGGTAGAGAGCTAACTGTTTCAGGCCTTGATTGTATTAACGAAACGCCAATATTAGATATCAAGCCAGTAATGCAAGAGTTTCTTCCTAGAGAGACGATCTCTCAGCCAGGATGGACAAGGGATATCATGAAGAATTATTGGAAGTAA
- a CDS encoding nucleotidyltransferase family protein encodes MLSEEEILFMIQEDEWMMDTLQTVRQLKLEDWWICAGFVRSKIWDVVHQFEERTPLPDIDVIYFDQQHAEGGTDRALEAKLHTLKPNLPWSVKNQARMHTRNQTPPYKSSVDAMSKFPETATALGVTLTPHGELILAAPHGINDAVTLQVKPTPCFQEDLKRKEIYINRVTKKDWKKAWPKISVYY; translated from the coding sequence ATGCTGTCAGAAGAAGAGATCCTATTTATGATACAAGAGGATGAATGGATGATGGATACTCTCCAAACGGTCCGTCAGCTGAAACTTGAAGATTGGTGGATTTGTGCGGGGTTTGTTCGTTCTAAGATTTGGGATGTTGTTCATCAGTTTGAAGAGAGGACGCCCTTGCCTGATATAGATGTTATTTACTTCGACCAGCAACATGCTGAGGGAGGTACAGATCGTGCATTGGAAGCCAAGTTACATACATTAAAACCTAATCTGCCCTGGTCCGTTAAAAATCAAGCAAGGATGCATACAAGAAATCAAACGCCTCCTTACAAATCGAGTGTTGATGCAATGTCGAAATTTCCGGAGACAGCCACAGCGCTCGGGGTTACTCTAACTCCTCACGGCGAGCTTATCCTTGCAGCGCCTCATGGCATTAATGATGCTGTGACGCTGCAAGTAAAACCGACGCCATGCTTCCAAGAAGATCTCAAGCGCAAAGAGATCTATATAAATAGAGTGACAAAAAAAGATTGGAAGAAGGCTTGGCCAAAGATATCGGTATATTATTAA
- a CDS encoding DUF3885 domain-containing protein, whose amino-acid sequence MELNEYLAYSFPGLHLKPSIYNQWHIGIHFELGKNMYQLVGNKLNLDLFEFVYMQATSIFNDLFSEKDEMMLVTNAYLNSGNKKSVKAPNVYKRYLKNKELKHKIRQKTLPVMIDDEGDTSEYYISQFHLKCKKGDLNYPLLIKAICHKDFHLKPKLGKRKGAYDPDVFFVNISKNIIYYIYDDRGCEVIANSKETIVPLYNDYTMLVAETNRDEIERMLQISL is encoded by the coding sequence ATGGAATTAAATGAATACCTAGCTTATTCTTTCCCTGGATTACACTTGAAGCCGAGCATCTATAACCAATGGCATATCGGCATTCACTTTGAATTAGGTAAAAATATGTATCAATTAGTTGGAAATAAGCTTAATCTTGATTTATTTGAATTTGTGTACATGCAGGCTACGTCTATTTTTAATGATCTCTTCTCCGAGAAGGATGAAATGATGTTGGTGACCAATGCTTATCTTAACAGTGGGAATAAAAAATCTGTTAAGGCTCCTAACGTTTATAAACGATATCTCAAGAATAAGGAATTAAAACATAAGATAAGGCAGAAGACTTTGCCAGTTATGATTGATGACGAAGGAGATACTAGTGAGTACTATATTTCCCAGTTTCACCTAAAGTGCAAAAAAGGAGACTTGAATTACCCTTTACTTATCAAAGCAATCTGTCATAAGGACTTTCATTTGAAACCTAAACTGGGTAAACGCAAAGGGGCATATGATCCTGATGTGTTTTTTGTAAATATCTCTAAGAATATTATCTACTATATTTATGATGATAGAGGATGCGAAGTGATCGCAAACAGCAAAGAAACAATTGTGCCTCTATATAACGATTATACGATGTTGGTTGCCGAAACTAACCGAGATGAGATTGAAAGGATGCTTCAGATCTCATTATAG
- a CDS encoding CPCC family cysteine-rich protein yields MKYTCPCCGYKVLDEEPPGSYEICSICFWEDDGVQFDDPDYEGGANTPSLRQAQINYLSFGACEKGCIEFVRKPSINDVKDPDWKVLSNP; encoded by the coding sequence ATGAAATACACTTGTCCTTGTTGCGGCTATAAAGTATTAGATGAAGAGCCTCCTGGAAGTTATGAGATTTGCAGTATCTGCTTTTGGGAAGATGATGGAGTCCAATTTGACGATCCTGATTATGAGGGTGGTGCAAATACGCCCTCTTTAAGACAAGCGCAGATAAACTATCTCTCATTTGGGGCCTGTGAGAAAGGTTGTATCGAATTTGTTAGAAAACCAAGTATAAATGATGTCAAAGACCCTGATTGGAAGGTGCTGTCCAATCCTTAA
- a CDS encoding MFS transporter, whose protein sequence is MVSVLKWKDPLLLLGGIGISTIGGWVYLIAINLIVLHETGSPLAMALLYILGPIAAVCSNAWAGSYIDRMNTRTLMIYLDVFRAIGIFLIPFLPSLLYVYVLAFIIHMASAIFEPASMVYMTKLIPKEDRQRFNALRSFIQSSGTIIGPSVAGVLFIAGTPYTAIYVNAAALVGSAFIIRLLPNVDPLLGQGSSPKVTWSMIKNDMKTVVTFCRSSSYVAKIYLLGCGVTIFMTAIDSLEAAFAKGVLLMTDAAYGFFLAVFGAGIIVGSIINSVFAKQLRVKFLIGFGTPAAAIGYFALYSSTHFYHAAAGCFLIGAAITFSNTGFLTFYQNHVPVEVMGRFGSILGIIEAVFIVILTLTIGIAAEFTSIRPVGLIASLGFFILGIVTLRTVMKRKSEIYFRSDGGEEEEVICHSV, encoded by the coding sequence ATGGTGTCGGTGCTGAAATGGAAAGATCCACTATTACTATTAGGCGGTATAGGTATTTCAACCATTGGAGGCTGGGTGTATCTCATTGCGATCAACCTCATTGTATTACATGAAACAGGGTCGCCCCTTGCGATGGCGCTCCTCTATATTCTTGGCCCAATCGCAGCTGTTTGCTCGAATGCGTGGGCAGGAAGCTATATTGACCGGATGAATACTCGCACGTTAATGATCTATCTCGATGTATTTAGAGCGATTGGAATTTTCCTCATTCCATTTTTACCCTCCTTACTCTATGTGTACGTTCTGGCTTTTATTATCCATATGGCCAGCGCGATTTTTGAGCCTGCATCCATGGTTTACATGACAAAGCTGATTCCAAAAGAAGACCGTCAGCGTTTTAATGCACTGCGAAGCTTTATTCAATCAAGCGGAACAATCATCGGCCCATCTGTGGCAGGCGTTCTATTTATAGCCGGTACACCTTATACGGCAATCTATGTCAATGCAGCTGCATTAGTTGGATCTGCCTTTATCATTCGTTTGTTACCAAATGTTGATCCTTTGTTAGGTCAAGGCAGTTCACCAAAGGTCACATGGTCAATGATTAAAAATGATATGAAAACAGTCGTTACCTTCTGTAGATCATCTTCCTATGTAGCTAAAATCTATTTGTTGGGTTGCGGGGTGACGATTTTTATGACAGCGATCGACTCATTAGAAGCGGCTTTTGCAAAAGGGGTCTTGCTGATGACGGATGCAGCGTATGGATTTTTCTTAGCTGTGTTTGGCGCAGGAATCATTGTAGGCTCCATCATTAATTCAGTTTTTGCGAAACAGTTACGTGTGAAGTTTTTAATTGGTTTCGGTACTCCCGCTGCAGCTATTGGCTACTTCGCTTTATATAGTTCAACTCATTTTTACCATGCTGCAGCTGGCTGCTTTTTAATAGGGGCTGCAATTACGTTTTCTAATACCGGCTTTTTAACCTTTTATCAAAACCATGTTCCAGTAGAAGTGATGGGGAGGTTCGGTAGTATTCTAGGGATCATAGAAGCTGTTTTTATTGTTATCTTGACTCTTACGATTGGGATTGCGGCAGAGTTTACCTCCATACGACCTGTAGGGTTGATTGCGTCCTTGGGATTTTTCATACTAGGTATCGTTACTTTACGTACGGTTATGAAACGGAAGAGTGAGATTTACTTTAGGAGTGATGGCGGGGAGGAGGAAGAGGTGATTTGTCATTCAGTGTAG
- a CDS encoding STAS domain-containing protein — MEISSMGKEANIYIQENVEEFKEMLLSEAVNVSSKISDILKTGNIDLLKNAQRLTRYVLEQEDDELISFANQEGEAWASHSLTLSLKLEWVQAIRRTIWKFVNDLDSTKRFTDSRNDFFELEKMINDRIDQFLNNFFIRYSCYKDEMLNKQRQIVEHLSVPIIPVQEHVSVLPLIGSVDSYRIQIIEEKVLHEIAEARIQTLILDLSGIAVMEKNVIDQLDQILAGASMMGCKAVLTGLRPDLVKNMVKAGIRFENDTDIRGTLQETLKEYL; from the coding sequence ATGGAAATATCTAGCATGGGTAAGGAAGCAAATATTTATATTCAAGAGAACGTTGAAGAATTTAAAGAAATGCTGCTCTCAGAAGCGGTGAATGTATCAAGTAAGATCAGTGATATTTTAAAGACAGGCAACATTGATTTATTAAAAAATGCTCAACGACTAACTCGTTATGTCTTAGAGCAAGAAGATGATGAATTAATTTCTTTTGCTAATCAAGAAGGAGAAGCATGGGCCTCGCACTCTTTAACATTGTCATTAAAATTAGAATGGGTACAGGCTATTAGAAGAACGATCTGGAAGTTTGTTAATGATTTGGATTCGACGAAAAGATTTACAGACTCGCGTAATGATTTCTTTGAATTAGAGAAGATGATCAATGACCGGATAGATCAGTTTCTTAACAACTTTTTCATCCGATATTCATGTTATAAAGATGAGATGCTGAATAAACAAAGGCAAATAGTAGAGCATTTGTCGGTACCGATTATTCCTGTGCAAGAACATGTATCCGTCTTACCTCTTATAGGAAGCGTCGATTCATATCGAATTCAAATCATTGAGGAAAAAGTGTTACACGAAATCGCTGAAGCGCGGATTCAAACACTTATTCTAGACCTTTCCGGAATAGCAGTAATGGAGAAAAATGTGATCGATCAATTAGATCAGATTTTAGCAGGTGCTTCTATGATGGGATGTAAGGCCGTTCTTACAGGATTACGACCAGACCTTGTAAAGAATATGGTGAAAGCAGGAATTCGTTTTGAAAATGATACAGACATTAGAGGAACGCTGCAAGAAACGTTAAAAGAATATCTATGA
- a CDS encoding DUF2200 domain-containing protein — protein sequence MTTKHKIYTMSFAKVYPCYVAKAEKKGRTKEEVDEIIRWLTGYGQEELDAHIEKETDFETFLAEAPEMNPSRKLIKGVVCGIRVENIEEPTMQEIRYMDKLIDELARGKAMEKILRG from the coding sequence ATGACGACTAAACATAAGATCTATACGATGAGCTTCGCAAAAGTTTACCCGTGCTATGTGGCAAAAGCCGAGAAAAAAGGACGCACAAAAGAAGAAGTCGATGAAATCATCCGCTGGTTAACAGGGTACGGCCAAGAAGAGTTAGATGCCCATATCGAGAAAGAGACCGACTTTGAAACATTCTTAGCAGAAGCCCCTGAGATGAACCCATCTCGGAAACTGATCAAAGGAGTAGTCTGCGGCATTCGAGTAGAAAACATTGAAGAGCCAACGATGCAGGAGATCCGTTATATGGATAAACTGATTGATGAATTAGCAAGAGGGAAGGCGATGGAGAAAATATTGCGCGGTTGA
- the cspC gene encoding cold shock protein CspC, protein MEQGTVKWFNAEKGFGFIERESGDDVFVHFSAIQSEGFKSLDEGQKVTFDVEQGARGAQAANVQKAA, encoded by the coding sequence ATGGAACAAGGTACAGTTAAATGGTTTAATGCAGAAAAAGGTTTTGGCTTTATCGAACGTGAAAGTGGAGACGATGTATTCGTACACTTCTCTGCAATCCAAAGTGAAGGCTTCAAATCTTTAGACGAAGGCCAAAAAGTAACGTTTGACGTTGAGCAAGGTGCTCGTGGAGCTCAAGCCGCTAACGTTCAAAAAGCTGCTTAA
- a CDS encoding CarD family transcriptional regulator: MEVDYLFQIGDNIVYPMHGAGIIKAIEEKEISGEKQQYYVIKMLIGNMQVMIPTGKILSSNIRPVTDIIAIKNIIHIFQHGESDSLLSWKQRYKVNTDKIKTGKLQECAEVVRDLRQMKKEKALNTSEKKMLDNAHEFLISELGFIKGITENQIKTFC; this comes from the coding sequence ATGGAGGTGGATTATTTGTTTCAAATTGGCGACAATATAGTTTATCCAATGCACGGAGCAGGTATAATTAAAGCCATAGAAGAAAAGGAAATCTCAGGGGAAAAGCAACAGTATTATGTTATAAAAATGTTAATCGGTAATATGCAAGTTATGATTCCTACGGGAAAAATATTAAGTTCAAATATACGCCCTGTTACTGACATAATTGCAATAAAAAACATCATCCACATTTTTCAACATGGAGAATCAGATAGCTTACTGTCGTGGAAACAAAGGTATAAAGTGAACACGGACAAAATAAAAACAGGTAAATTACAAGAATGTGCTGAAGTTGTTCGTGATTTAAGGCAAATGAAGAAAGAAAAAGCACTTAATACAAGCGAAAAAAAAATGTTAGATAACGCACATGAATTTTTGATTAGTGAACTGGGATTCATTAAAGGGATTACTGAAAATCAAATAAAAACTTTCTGTTAA
- a CDS encoding DUF3221 domain-containing protein: MAVTFQVGDRVVVEYDGAVLESYPLQVHTISVELVSD, encoded by the coding sequence TTGGCTGTAACGTTTCAGGTTGGTGACCGGGTGGTTGTTGAGTATGACGGTGCTGTGTTGGAATCTTACCCTTTGCAAGTTCATACGATTTCCGTTGAACTTGTGAGTGATTAA
- a CDS encoding SOS response-associated peptidase, with translation MCGRFTLTATKEQIEEQLDVQLDDYEPRFNIAPSQPVLSVISDGEKRKAGYLRWGLVPAWAKDPKIGYKMINARGETVDEKPAFKRLLKSRRCLIVADGFYEWKRTEETKQPYRITVNDSIFTFAGLWDRWNSGDEEIVSCTILTTAPNEFMKDIHDRMPVILGDEDRKVWLDPSIEDKEIVKDLIKSYPTQYMNAHEVSTFVNNPRNESEECIKSLSE, from the coding sequence ATGTGTGGCAGGTTTACGTTAACCGCAACGAAAGAACAAATTGAAGAGCAGCTTGATGTTCAATTAGATGACTACGAGCCAAGGTTCAATATCGCTCCAAGCCAGCCTGTCTTAAGCGTGATTTCAGATGGAGAGAAGAGGAAGGCTGGATACTTGAGGTGGGGCCTTGTTCCCGCGTGGGCGAAAGATCCTAAGATAGGGTATAAAATGATTAATGCTCGCGGTGAAACGGTGGATGAGAAGCCTGCTTTTAAACGTTTGCTGAAAAGTAGGCGTTGTTTAATTGTGGCAGATGGCTTTTATGAATGGAAGAGAACAGAAGAAACGAAGCAGCCCTATCGCATCACTGTAAACGACAGTATCTTCACCTTTGCCGGTCTATGGGATCGATGGAATTCAGGGGATGAGGAGATCGTTTCCTGCACAATTTTAACAACTGCACCGAATGAATTTATGAAAGATATACATGATAGAATGCCAGTCATTCTAGGGGATGAGGATAGAAAAGTGTGGTTAGATCCTTCCATAGAAGATAAAGAAATAGTAAAAGATCTTATTAAATCATATCCAACTCAATATATGAATGCTCACGAGGTTTCAACGTTTGTAAATAATCCGAGAAATGAATCTGAGGAATGTATTAAGTCTTTATCAGAATAA
- a CDS encoding DUF3221 domain-containing protein, whose amino-acid sequence MLIETSIRRNTLYSKELRGGFMYRHLMRVFMLLTVCLLAACSNGDQMQNAAFTGTIESIHNDSAIIAIEKGEILSSGDKVSVNLAVNEEETFQVGDQVVVEYDGAVMESYPLQVHTISIKLIN is encoded by the coding sequence ATGCTAATTGAAACATCTATCCGCCGTAATACGTTATATAGTAAAGAATTAAGGGGTGGCTTTATGTATAGACACTTAATGAGAGTATTCATGCTGCTCACAGTTTGTCTGCTCGCAGCGTGCAGTAATGGAGATCAAATGCAAAATGCTGCTTTTACAGGCACGATTGAAAGCATCCATAATGACAGCGCGATTATTGCGATTGAAAAAGGAGAGATCTTAAGCTCTGGTGATAAGGTGAGCGTGAACTTGGCTGTAAATGAAGAAGAGACGTTTCAGGTTGGTGACCAGGTGGTTGTTGAGTATGACGGGGCTGTGATGGAATCTTACCCGCTGCAAGTGCACACGATTTCAATCAAATTGATTAATTAA